A window of Hymenobacter aerilatus contains these coding sequences:
- the secA gene encoding preprotein translocase subunit SecA has product MFDFLGKTVAKLFGTKSDRDLKEIIPYVALVNDEYAKLAPLSDDQLRQRTNEVRATINERLSAIDGQLGSLHQRIADEPNLDAAQKEVIFDQIDELEKRRNKELEVVLLEVLPQAFAIVKETARRYKENGQLVVTATDFDREIAQRKKNVTISGDKATWANKWMAAGAEITWDMVHYDVQLIGGVVLHQGKIAEMATGEGKTLVSTLPSFLNALAKRGVHLVTVNDYLAKRDSEWNAPLFEFHGITVDCIDKHQPNTDARRQAYLADITYGTNNEFGFDYLRDNMARDPQELVQRKHHFAIVDEVDSVLIDDARTPLIISGPVPRGDVHEFYQLKPRIQMLVDAQRKLVQNYLVQARKLIKEGNTGSEENEGGLMLFRAHRGLPKSKPLIKFLSETGMRAVMQKTENFYLQDNARQMPKADEPLYFTIDEKNNQIELTEKGIDLITAQGEDPHLFIMPDIGSEIAAIEQNKTLNDEEKLHQKDQLMQDYQDKSERVHTVNQLLKAYTLFERDDQYILTEDGKVKIVDEQTGRVMEGRRYSDGLHQAIEAKENVRVEDATQTYATVTLQNYFRMYHKLGGMTGTAETEAGEFWEIYKLDVVVIPTNRGIARHDEHDKVYKTVREKYNAVAEEIQTLVQAGRPVLVGTTSVEISELVSRMLKLRGIPHQVLNAKQNQREAEIVAAAGNPGTVTIATNMAGRGTDIKLRGTAKESGGLAIIGTERHESRRVDRQLRGRAGRQGDPGSSQFFVSLEDNLMRLFGSDRIAKLMDRMGLEEGEVIQHSMITSSIERAQKKVEENNFGTRKRLLEYDDVMNAQREVVYKRRRNALFGERLELDIWNMIYDVCDDIVTGHKVTNDYEDFKLAIIRVFGYDTHLTAQQLSGMQAPQLTQALYDEALGYYQSKNDFIASHNLPLVNDLIGQNAPFENIAIPFTDGRKQVNAVANLRRTQATQGHEIIRGMEKVVVLAVIDDAWTKHLRAMDDLKQVVQNAVYEQKDPLLVYKFESFELFKQMIGKVNEETVTFLFHADVPNQQNGQAEEPEFYIEDELPAPAPSPKLKAQKEVSSVSLGAGPEDMGPDEPVVLEKQQPVRAQKIANRNEKVSVQYMDGRIVSDVKYKTVEDDLASGRCVLVEEA; this is encoded by the coding sequence ATGTTTGACTTTCTAGGGAAGACCGTCGCCAAGCTTTTCGGTACCAAATCGGACCGGGACTTGAAGGAGATTATCCCATACGTGGCACTCGTGAACGACGAGTATGCCAAACTGGCACCGCTCTCCGACGACCAGCTGCGCCAACGCACCAATGAAGTGCGCGCTACAATTAATGAGCGCCTGAGCGCCATTGATGGCCAACTGGGCAGCTTGCACCAGCGCATCGCCGACGAGCCCAACCTAGACGCTGCGCAGAAGGAAGTTATCTTCGACCAGATTGACGAGCTGGAAAAGCGGCGCAATAAGGAGCTGGAAGTAGTGCTGCTAGAGGTCCTTCCTCAGGCGTTTGCCATAGTGAAGGAAACCGCCCGCCGCTACAAGGAAAATGGCCAGTTGGTGGTAACCGCTACTGACTTCGACCGCGAAATTGCTCAGCGCAAAAAGAACGTTACTATTTCGGGTGACAAGGCTACCTGGGCGAACAAGTGGATGGCGGCTGGTGCCGAAATCACCTGGGACATGGTGCACTACGATGTGCAGCTGATTGGCGGCGTAGTGCTGCACCAGGGCAAAATTGCCGAAATGGCTACTGGTGAAGGCAAAACGTTGGTATCGACCCTACCCTCGTTCCTAAATGCGCTAGCCAAGCGCGGCGTGCATTTGGTAACCGTGAACGACTACCTGGCCAAGCGTGACTCCGAGTGGAACGCGCCGCTATTTGAGTTCCACGGTATCACAGTGGATTGCATCGATAAGCACCAGCCCAACACCGATGCCCGCCGGCAAGCCTACCTAGCCGACATCACCTACGGCACCAACAACGAGTTCGGCTTCGACTACCTGCGCGACAACATGGCCCGCGACCCGCAAGAACTGGTGCAACGCAAGCACCACTTTGCGATTGTGGACGAAGTGGACTCCGTATTGATTGATGATGCTCGTACGCCGCTCATCATCTCCGGCCCTGTGCCGCGCGGCGATGTGCACGAGTTCTACCAATTAAAACCCCGCATTCAGATGTTGGTGGATGCCCAGCGCAAGCTGGTGCAGAACTACCTGGTGCAGGCCCGCAAGCTCATCAAGGAAGGCAATACGGGTTCCGAGGAAAACGAGGGCGGCCTGATGCTGTTCCGGGCCCACCGTGGCCTACCTAAGAGCAAGCCGCTTATCAAGTTCTTGTCGGAAACCGGCATGCGCGCCGTGATGCAGAAGACGGAGAACTTCTACTTGCAAGACAACGCTCGCCAGATGCCCAAAGCCGACGAGCCGCTGTATTTCACTATCGACGAGAAGAACAACCAGATTGAGCTAACCGAAAAAGGCATCGACCTGATTACGGCTCAAGGCGAAGATCCGCACCTGTTCATTATGCCCGATATCGGCTCTGAAATTGCCGCCATCGAACAGAACAAAACCCTAAACGACGAGGAAAAGCTGCACCAGAAAGACCAACTGATGCAGGATTACCAGGATAAGTCGGAGCGGGTGCACACCGTGAACCAACTGCTGAAAGCTTACACGCTGTTTGAACGCGACGACCAATACATCCTGACCGAAGATGGTAAGGTGAAAATTGTGGACGAGCAAACCGGCCGCGTGATGGAAGGCCGCCGCTACTCCGACGGCTTGCACCAGGCCATTGAGGCTAAGGAAAACGTGCGTGTAGAAGACGCTACGCAAACCTACGCTACTGTTACGCTCCAGAACTACTTCCGCATGTACCATAAACTGGGCGGCATGACGGGTACGGCCGAAACCGAAGCCGGCGAGTTCTGGGAGATTTACAAGCTCGACGTAGTGGTGATTCCGACCAACCGCGGTATTGCACGTCACGATGAGCACGACAAGGTATACAAGACGGTACGTGAGAAATACAACGCCGTAGCTGAGGAAATCCAGACGCTGGTGCAGGCTGGTCGCCCGGTGCTGGTAGGTACTACCTCTGTAGAAATTTCGGAGCTGGTGAGCCGTATGCTGAAGCTGCGCGGCATTCCGCACCAGGTATTGAACGCCAAGCAGAACCAGCGCGAAGCCGAGATTGTGGCTGCTGCAGGCAACCCCGGCACTGTGACTATTGCTACCAACATGGCCGGCCGTGGTACCGACATCAAGCTGCGCGGTACTGCCAAGGAATCGGGTGGTTTGGCCATCATCGGCACCGAGCGCCACGAGTCGCGGCGGGTAGACCGCCAGTTACGCGGTCGTGCCGGCCGTCAGGGCGACCCAGGTTCGTCGCAGTTTTTTGTGTCGCTGGAAGATAACCTGATGCGCCTGTTCGGCTCCGACCGCATTGCCAAACTCATGGACCGCATGGGCTTAGAAGAAGGCGAAGTGATTCAGCATTCCATGATTACTTCTTCCATTGAGCGTGCGCAGAAGAAGGTAGAAGAAAACAACTTCGGTACCCGCAAGCGCCTGCTGGAGTACGACGATGTGATGAACGCCCAGCGCGAAGTGGTATACAAGCGCCGCCGCAACGCTCTGTTCGGCGAGCGTCTGGAATTGGACATCTGGAATATGATTTACGACGTCTGCGACGACATCGTAACCGGTCACAAAGTTACCAACGATTACGAAGACTTCAAGCTGGCTATCATCCGCGTGTTCGGCTATGATACGCACCTCACGGCCCAGCAACTTAGCGGTATGCAAGCACCTCAGCTCACGCAAGCGCTCTACGACGAAGCACTAGGGTATTACCAGAGCAAGAACGATTTCATCGCGTCACACAACCTGCCGCTGGTCAACGACCTGATCGGCCAGAACGCGCCATTCGAGAATATTGCTATTCCCTTCACCGATGGCCGCAAGCAGGTAAACGCTGTTGCCAACCTGCGCCGCACCCAGGCTACCCAAGGCCACGAAATCATTCGGGGTATGGAGAAAGTAGTGGTACTGGCTGTAATCGACGACGCCTGGACCAAGCACCTGCGTGCCATGGACGACTTGAAGCAGGTAGTGCAAAATGCTGTGTACGAGCAGAAAGATCCGCTCCTAGTATATAAGTTCGAGTCGTTTGAGCTGTTCAAGCAGATGATTGGCAAGGTGAACGAAGAGACTGTGACCTTCCTATTCCATGCCGATGTACCCAACCAGCAAAATGGACAAGCTGAGGAGCCCGAGTTCTACATAGAAGACGAGTTGCCCGCGCCAGCACCCTCGCCCAAGCTCAAAGCACAGAAAGAAGTTTCTTCGGTTTCGTTGGGTGCCGGTCCAGAAGATATGGGGCCCGACGAGCCCGTAGTACTGGAAAAACAGCAACCCGTGCGGGCGCAGAAAATTGCGAATCGCAACGAGAAGGTGAGCGTCCAGTACATGGATGGCCGCATTGTGAGCGACGTGAAATATAAGACCGTAGAAGATGATCTGGCCAGCGGCCGGTGCGTATTAGTGGAGGAAGCATAA